The Triticum aestivum cultivar Chinese Spring chromosome 7B, IWGSC CS RefSeq v2.1, whole genome shotgun sequence genome window below encodes:
- the LOC123155540 gene encoding nucleolin, with product MEAADLAADGRIFKADFTDAGAYQLRERMREKLREFEGSPEDSIADYVIVLLRNGKRKDQARKELHIFLGVDDSALFISWLWDHLSLNLHLYVQTQEQEVENKDDEIPKELSGRHKSPEVYARRDQTPLEHTSESNTTIRSRNKRDWKGTGREGNRNFPLRSVLTDILHGEEKKLQKSTEIRQPPSSNQRNGRKRDREDEPQQTKRELPSRPVLGASRRLLQFAVRDAVKAVQQTSSSMEPSSKRLRSVVSTVSTDNQHGKMSERSTDSLHDRRSERATDSLHDRRSERSADNPNDKRVERKRQILQVPGAALALRAAAEAAADSSKARSTGSVFSRLGQGNAVNKPSRSREEKRGYDDFEPATTLDDHDSDQHDNDEQISGDLEIADGEDEMNVDTTSDEDADIDDEMTRYQSSDSHVVEKKYTLTKCSAEPETNKTKHSSLTYEEQPVSSAPIRASKTVAVPVNPISVEPPNFGTPKDVHVVEKPDITPMNANVASPAINVKELGHGEVQKDSQRSATSVSSSYSTAHPTEDADSRTLYVSNVHFAATKDSLSRHFNKFGAVLKVVIVTNAATGQPTGSAYVEFLHTESAERALSLNGTSFMTRILKVVRRSSHEAAHFYGWPGSGRSSYARGRMAYPRGVLPGSSFRGHTPMKAGARSFQWKREPSGTESNAGAKPDMSVALASAEQVLPPAT from the exons ATGGAGGCGGCCGATCTCGCCGCGGACGGCCGCATCTTCAAGGCCGACTTCACCGACGCCGGCGCCTACCAGCTCCGCGAGCGCATGCGGGAGAAGCTCCGTGAGTTCGAGGGCAGTCCCGAAGACTCCATCGCG GACTACGTTATTGTGCTTCTCAGGAATGGAAAACGCAAGGACCAGGCCAGGAAGGAGCTCCATATTTTTTTAGGAGTTGATGATAGTGCATTGTTTATTTCATG GCTGTGGGATCATCtatctttaaatttgcacttgtaTGTGCAAACACAAGAGCAGGAGGTGGAGAACAAGGACGATGAAATCCCAAAAGAACTATCTGGAAGACATAAATCACCTGAGGTGTACGCGAGAAGAGATCAAACGCCTCTTGAGCACACAAGTGAATCAAATACGACCATCAGGAGTCGGAATAAGAGGGATTGGAAAGGAACTGGCAGGGAGGGCAACAGAAACTTTCCACTTCGAAGTGTACTAACGGATATTTTGCACGGAGAAGAGAAAAAGCTGCAAAAGTCTACTGAAATACGACAGCCTCCATCATCTAATCAACGGAATGGCAGAAAGCGTGATCGGGAGGATGAACCACAACAAACAAAG aGAGAACTGCCTTCTCGTCCGGTGCTTGGTGCTTCCCGTCGTCTTCTGCAGTTCGCCGTTCGAGATGCTGTAAAAGCTGTACAGCAAACCAGCAGCTCTATGGAGCCATCTTCTAAGCGCCTACGCTCTGTTGTTTCCACGGTATCCACAGACAACCAGCATGGTAAAATGTCAGAAAGATCTACAGACAGCCTACATGACAGGAGATCAGAGAGAGCTACAGACAGCCTGCATGACAGGAGATCAGAAAGATCTGCAGACAACCCGAATGATAAAAGagtagaaagaaaaaggcaaattcTACAAGTACCTGGAGCCGCTTTAGCTCTTAGAGCTGCTGCAGAGGCTGCTGCAGACTCTTCCAAAGCAAGATCTACTGGAAGTGTGTTCAGTAGATTGGGTCAAGGGAATGCTGTGAATAAACCATCTCGTTCTCGTGAAGAGAAGAGAGGCTATGATGATTTTGAACCAGCTACAACGTTAGATGATCACGACTCTGATCAGCATGATAATGACGAGCAGATATCTGGAGACCTGGAGATAGCAGACGGGGAAGATGAAATGAATGTTGATACTACCTCTGATGAGGATGCGGACATAGATGATGAAATGACTAGATACCAAAGTTCTGATTCACATGTTGTGGAGAAGAAATATACATTGACAAAATGCAGCGCTGAACCTGAGACCAATAAAACAAAGCATTCTAGTTTGACTTATGAGGAGCAACCTGTTTCTTCGGCACCAATAAGAGCAAGCAAAACTGTTGCTGTTCCAGTTAACCCCATTTCCGTGGAACCTCCAAATTTTGGAACACCAAAAGATGTTCATGTTGTGGAGAAGCCGGACATCACACCCATGAATGCTAATGTTGCCTCTCCAGCTATTAATGTCAAA GAATTAGGTCATGGAGAAGTCCAAAAGGATTCACAGCGGTCTGCAACATCTG TTTCTAGTTCATATAGCACTGCCCATCCCACAGAAGATGCGGATTCAAGGACCCTCTATGTTAGCAAT GTTCACTTTGCTGCCACCAAGGACTCTCTGTCTCGCCATTTCAACAAGTTTGGTGCAGTGCTGAAAGTAGTCATTGTTACTAATGCAGCAACTGGGCAGCCAACAGG GTCCGCCTATGTCGAGTTTTTACACACAGAGTCGGCTGAAAGAGCTCTGTCATTGAATGGCACATCATTTATGACGCGCATTCTAAAG GTCGTGAGGCGAAGCTCCCATGAAGCTGCTCACTTTTATGGTTGGCCTGGTAGTGGTCGATCATCATATGCTAGGGGTAGGATGGCATACCCAAGGGGTGTTCTCCCTGGTAGCTCATTTAGAGGGCATACTCCGATGAAAGCAGGTGCCAGAAGTTTTCAGTGGAAACGTGAGCCTTCAGGCACCGAGTCCAATGCAGGTGCAAAACCCGACATGAGTGTAGCATTGGCTTCAGCTGAGCAGGTGCTTCCACCAGCCACATAG